A stretch of Gossypium hirsutum isolate 1008001.06 chromosome A06, Gossypium_hirsutum_v2.1, whole genome shotgun sequence DNA encodes these proteins:
- the LOC121230517 gene encoding uncharacterized protein, giving the protein MIAKSRTEKEHIEVLRKLFIRLRKFQLKLNPTKCTFGARSEKLLGFVVSEKGIEINSDKLRAIQELSPLRTQKEVRGEWDEECQKAFDKVKEYLSSPLVLSPPSSDRPLILYLIVFGNSMGCVLRQHDGLRRKEKAIYYLNKKFTEFVKGSAIADFLASRALEDYEPLNFDFPNEEIMYVAVAEEDNAKGHCWKLNFDAASNVVEYEACIMGLRADIKCKIKSLEVYRDSALVIYQLRGEWEIRDAKLINYKRWGDPYKRRKDQVLLRYVDAGESKKILEEVHEVIDYFTNWVKAASYASVTKPTVSKFLKEEIICRYGMPEKIISDNALNLNNSTITENFYWATPFSLAYGMEAVLPIEVEIPSLRAYDKKVRPREFHEGDLVLKKILPIQKDFRGKWIPNWEGPYVVKKAFSGGALILAKMDGRNLPNLVNSDSIKKYYT; this is encoded by the exons atgatagcCAAATCTCGAACTGAAAAGGAGCATATCGAAGTATTGAGAAAGTTGTTCATAAGATTGAGAAAGTTTCAGTTAAAGCTTAATCCCACAAAGTGTACTTTTGGGGCTAGATCTGAAAAGCTATTGGGCTTTGTGGTTAGTGAGAAAGGAATTGAGATTAATTCAGACAAACTCCGAGCTATTCAGGAGTTGTCTCCACTGCGCacccaaaaagaagttcgag GAGAATGGGATGAAGAATGTCAAAAGGCTTTTGATAAAGTTAAAGAATATTTGTCAAGTCCTTTAGTGTTATCACCCCCAAGTTCAGACAGGccgttgatattgtatttgatCGTGTTTGGTAATTCAATGGGATGTGTGCTTCGTCAACATGACGGattaagaagaaaggaaaaggcAATATATTACCTCAataagaaattcactgagt TtgtaaaaggaagtgcaatagcagattttttgGCCAGCCGAGCTTTAGAAGACTATGAAcccttgaattttgatttccccaATGAAGAGATAATGTATGTGGCAGTTGCTGAAGAGGACAATGCAAAAGGTCACTGTTGGAAATTGAATTTTGACGCAGCCTCAAATGTTgtgg aatatgaagcatgtatcatggggcTCAGAGCAGATATAAAGTGCAAGATCAAATCATTAGAAGTATATAGAGATTCTGCATTGGTAATTTACCAACTTCGAGGTGAATGGGAGATAAGAGATGCTAAACTAATCAATTATAAAAG ATGGGGAGATCCgtacaaaagaaggaaggatcaggtaCTGTTGAGATATGTGGATGCCGGGGAGtccaagaaaatcttggaagaagtgcACGAAG tcaTTGATTATTTTACCAATTGGGTGAAAGCTGCTTCGTATGCCAGTGTAACTAAACCGACAGTCAGCAAATTCTTAAAAGAGGAaattatatgtcgatatggaatgcctgagaagatcatatcTGATAATGCACTGAATTTGAACAATAGTACAATAACAGAG AACTTCTACtgggcaacacctttctcattgGCCTATGGAATGGAAGCAGTTCTACCCATTGAAGTGGAGATACCTTCTCTTCGA gcttatgacaaaaaggttcgcccAAGAGAGTTTCATGAGGGAGATCTGGTTTTGAAGAAGattcttcccatacaaaaagatttCAGAGGTAAATGGATTCCGAATTGGGAGGGACCctatgtggtgaagaaagctttctccggtGGTGCATTAATACTGGCCAAAATGGATGGAAGAAATTTGCCTAATCTAGTGAACTCGGATTCAATCAAAAAGTACTACACTTAA